The following are from one region of the Luteimonas sp. MC1572 genome:
- the acnB gene encoding bifunctional aconitate hydratase 2/2-methylisocitrate dehydratase, with product MLEAYRHHVAERAALGIPPLPLTARQTADVIELLKAPPPGEDAFLLDLITHRVPAGVDDAAKVKASYLAAVAFGSESSALISRGRATELLGTMLGGYNVAPLVELLDDATVGAIAADALKHTLLVFDAFHDVEEKAKAGNANARSVMQSWADAEWFTGKPEVPQSLTITVFKVPGETNTDDLSPAPDATTRPDIPMHALAMLKNKRPDAPFAPEEDGKRGPIQALADLKQKGHLVAYVGDVVGTGSSRKSATNSVLWWTGDDIPFIPNKRFGGVCLGAKIAPIFYNTMEDAGALPIELDVSKMEHGDVIELRPYDGKALKDGAVIAEFEVKSDVLFDEVRAGGRIPLIIGRGLTSRAREALGLPATDLFRLPVTPADTGRGFTLAQKMVGRACGLAVVNGVQQGMRPGTYCEPKMTTVGSQDTTGPMTRDELKDLACLGFSSDLVMQSFCHTAAYPKPVDVKTHHTLPEFISTRGGVSLRPGDGIIHSWLNRMLLPDTVGTGGDSHTRFPIGISFPAGSGLVAFAAATGVMPLDMPESVLVRFKGKMQPGVTLRDLVHAIPLYAIKAGLLTVAKQGKKNIFSGRILEIEGLPELKIEQAFELADASAERSAAGCTVRLDRAPIVEYLTSNITLLKWMITEGYADARTLQRRIDKMQQWLADPQLLEPDADAEYAAVIEIDLAEIVEPIVCCPNDPDDAKTLSDVAGAKIDEVFIGSCMTNIGHFRAAAKLLEGKRDIPTRLWVAPPTRMDAAELTKEGHYGTFGAAGARMEMPGCSLCMGNQAQIREGATAMSTSTRNFPNRLGRNTDVYLGSAELAAICSRLGRIPTREEYLADIGVVNTSGDTIYRYMNFDQIEEYREVTDAATA from the coding sequence ATGTTGGAAGCCTACCGCCACCACGTGGCCGAGCGCGCAGCGCTCGGCATCCCGCCGCTGCCGCTCACCGCTCGGCAGACGGCCGATGTGATCGAACTGCTGAAGGCGCCGCCGCCCGGCGAGGACGCGTTCCTGCTCGACCTCATCACCCATCGCGTGCCCGCCGGGGTGGACGACGCCGCCAAGGTGAAGGCGTCGTACCTTGCGGCGGTTGCCTTCGGCAGCGAGTCCAGCGCGCTGATTTCGCGCGGCCGTGCCACCGAACTGCTGGGCACGATGCTCGGCGGCTACAACGTCGCGCCGCTGGTCGAGCTGCTCGATGACGCGACGGTCGGCGCGATTGCCGCTGACGCGCTCAAGCACACGCTGCTGGTGTTCGACGCCTTCCACGATGTCGAAGAGAAGGCCAAGGCCGGAAACGCCAACGCCCGGTCCGTGATGCAGAGCTGGGCCGATGCCGAGTGGTTCACCGGCAAGCCCGAAGTGCCGCAGAGCCTCACGATCACCGTCTTCAAGGTGCCCGGCGAGACCAACACCGACGACCTGTCGCCGGCGCCCGACGCCACCACGCGCCCGGACATCCCGATGCACGCGCTGGCGATGCTGAAGAACAAGCGCCCCGACGCACCGTTCGCCCCCGAGGAGGACGGCAAGCGCGGTCCGATCCAGGCCCTGGCCGACCTCAAGCAGAAGGGCCACCTGGTCGCCTACGTCGGCGACGTGGTCGGCACCGGCTCCAGCCGCAAGTCGGCCACCAACTCGGTGCTGTGGTGGACCGGCGACGACATCCCGTTCATCCCCAACAAGCGCTTCGGCGGCGTCTGCCTGGGTGCAAAGATCGCGCCCATCTTCTACAACACCATGGAAGATGCGGGCGCGCTGCCGATCGAGCTCGACGTGTCGAAGATGGAGCACGGCGACGTCATCGAGCTGCGCCCCTACGACGGCAAGGCGCTGAAGGACGGCGCGGTCATCGCCGAGTTCGAGGTCAAGTCCGACGTGCTGTTCGACGAGGTGCGCGCCGGTGGCCGCATCCCGCTGATCATCGGCCGCGGCCTGACGTCGCGCGCGCGCGAGGCGCTCGGCCTGCCGGCAACGGACCTGTTCCGCCTGCCTGTCACTCCCGCCGACACCGGTCGCGGCTTCACGCTCGCGCAGAAGATGGTCGGCCGTGCCTGCGGCCTGGCCGTCGTGAACGGCGTGCAGCAAGGCATGCGCCCGGGCACCTACTGCGAGCCGAAGATGACCACCGTGGGCTCGCAGGACACCACCGGCCCGATGACCCGCGACGAGCTGAAGGACCTGGCCTGCCTGGGCTTCTCCTCGGACCTGGTGATGCAGTCCTTCTGCCACACCGCGGCGTACCCGAAGCCGGTGGACGTGAAGACGCACCACACGCTGCCGGAGTTCATCTCCACCCGCGGCGGCGTGTCGCTGCGCCCCGGCGACGGCATCATCCACAGCTGGCTCAACCGCATGCTGCTGCCGGACACGGTGGGCACCGGCGGCGACTCGCACACGCGCTTCCCGATCGGCATCTCGTTCCCCGCGGGTTCGGGCCTGGTGGCGTTCGCCGCGGCCACCGGCGTCATGCCGCTGGACATGCCGGAATCCGTGCTGGTGCGCTTCAAGGGCAAGATGCAGCCGGGCGTGACGCTGCGTGACCTGGTGCACGCGATCCCGCTGTACGCGATCAAGGCAGGACTGCTGACGGTCGCCAAGCAGGGCAAGAAGAACATCTTCTCGGGCCGCATCCTCGAGATCGAGGGCCTGCCGGAGCTGAAGATCGAGCAGGCCTTCGAGCTGGCCGACGCGTCCGCCGAGCGCTCCGCCGCCGGCTGCACCGTGCGCCTGGACCGTGCGCCGATCGTCGAGTACCTCACCAGCAACATCACCCTGCTGAAGTGGATGATCACCGAGGGCTACGCCGACGCCCGCACCCTGCAGCGTCGCATCGACAAGATGCAGCAGTGGCTGGCCGACCCGCAGCTGCTCGAGCCGGACGCCGACGCCGAGTACGCCGCGGTGATCGAGATCGACCTGGCGGAGATCGTCGAGCCGATCGTCTGCTGCCCGAACGACCCGGACGACGCCAAGACCCTATCCGACGTCGCCGGCGCGAAGATCGACGAGGTGTTCATCGGGTCCTGCATGACCAACATCGGCCACTTCCGCGCCGCGGCCAAGCTGCTGGAAGGCAAGCGCGACATCCCGACGCGCCTGTGGGTCGCACCGCCCACCCGCATGGATGCCGCCGAGCTGACCAAGGAAGGCCACTACGGCACCTTCGGCGCGGCAGGCGCGCGCATGGAGATGCCGGGCTGCTCGCTGTGCATGGGCAACCAGGCGCAGATCCGCGAAGGCGCCACCGCGATGTCGACCTCGACCCGCAACTTCCCCAACCGCCTGGGCCGCAACACCGATGTCTACCTCGGCTCGGCGGAGCTGGCGGCGATCTGCTCGCGCCTGGGCCGCATCCCGACCCGGGAGGAGTACCTCGCCGATATCGGAGTGGTGAACACCAGCGGCGACACGATCTACCGGTACATGAACTTCGACCAGATCGAGGAGTACCGCGAGGTGACGGACGCCGCAACGGCCTGA